A region from the Oncorhynchus gorbuscha isolate QuinsamMale2020 ecotype Even-year unplaced genomic scaffold, OgorEven_v1.0 Un_scaffold_915, whole genome shotgun sequence genome encodes:
- the LOC124020802 gene encoding parvalbumin alpha, which translates to MAALKDFLKADDIQKALDAVKAEGSFDHKKFFALVGLKAMTPDNVKKVFQAIDADQSGFIEEEELKFVLKSFAEAGRDLTDAETRAFLNAADKDGDGKIGIDEFEVLVHEV; encoded by the exons ATGGCCGCTTTGAAAGATTTTTTGAAAGCTGATGATATTCAGAAGGCCCTTGATGCAGTCAAAG cggAGGGTTCCTTCGACCATAAGAAGTTCTTTGCTCTGGTGGGCCTGAAGGCCATGACTCCTGACAATGTCAAGAAGGTGTTCCAGGCTATTGATGCTGACCAGAGTGGATTCATTGAGGAGGAGGAGCTCAa GTTTGTGCTGAAGAGTTTCGCTGAGGCCGGCAGAGACCTGACCGACGCCGAGACCAGAGCCTTCCTTAACGCCGCCGACAAGGACGGAGACGGAAAGATCGGCATCGACG AGTTTGAAGTCTTGGTCCATGAGGTGTAA
- the LOC124020800 gene encoding brain-specific angiogenesis inhibitor 1-associated protein 2-like protein 2 isoform X4, giving the protein MSGANSDQLHRSTLSVYANLMEQFNPGLQTLVTLGNSYVKAFQALAVTSEAYFSAVAKMGEQALHTLSSRSLGDVLVQISETQRRLTAEMEGVIRWFQVEVLQAMEKNVKLDEEYIDGSRKVYELEVRNQAEALERQLRRGAFRDSLEHSEYMQYLRQSQHDIMKEEERRYRFLAEKHCGLTQSLLFLINKTGASLQQKADGWKEKVNETRGSRPRSPTHPDQEEQLCGSVSSLLQTVDEDRDMSWARREQQALGRVPSRAPSPLHSRSRSSSVGESLGLGGGRTMRALVSHPPSSNPKLLPFTRGEMVIVLVQEPRNGWLYGRTESSLCQGWFPAAYVSSIEEFSNLLGSSGTSLRSHSMNNLLDPSDTSMGQSEKAYGDVAPPTTPTRRASVDLRPISPLPERRAEPEIVMRTNSLKGYNELPPPPPPPPPPPHPTTMLRRGSADFRPIQPTFPERTAESLSPLGASGENLLFPRGTNPFATVKLKPTTTNDRSAPRTH; this is encoded by the exons ATGTCGGGGGCGAACAGTGATCAGTTACATAGGTCTACATTGTCTGTGTACGCG AACCTGATGGAACAGTTCAACCCAGGCCTACAGACGCTAGTTACATTAGGAAACAGCTATGTCAAGGCTTTCCAAG ccTTGGCTGTTACCAGTGAGGCCTACTTTAGTGCTGTAGCGAAGATGGGAGAACAGGCActtcacacactctcctctcgctcacttg GAGACGTCCTGGTACAGATATCTGAGACACAGAGAAGACTCACCGCTGAGATGGAGGGAGTG ATTCGATGGTTCCAGGTAGAAGTTTTACAGGCCATGGAGAAGAATGTCAAGTTGGATGAAGAGTACATTGAC GGCAGTCGCAAGGTGTATGAGCTGGAGGTGAGGAACCAGGCAGAAGCTCTGGAGAGACAGCTGAGAAGAGGAGCCTTCAGAGACTCActg gaGCACAGTGAGTACATGCAGTACCTGAGACAGAGTCAACATGACAttatgaaggaggaggagaggag GTATCGCTTCCTGGCAGAGAAACACTGCGGACTGACACAGTCACTGCTCTTCCTCAtcaacaag acAGGGGCTTCGCTACAGCAGAAGGCTGATGGATGGAAGGAGAAAGTGAATGAGACACGAGGCTCCAGACCCCGAAGCCCCACCCACCCTGACCAGGAGGAACAG ctgTGTGGCTCAGTGAGCTCTCTGCTGCAGACAGTAGATGAGGACAGAGACATGTCTTGGGCCAGGAGAGAACAGCAGGCCCTGGGGAGAGTGCCCTCTAGAG cCCCGTCCCCCCTCCACAGCCGATCCCGCTCCTCCTCAGTGGGTGAGTCTCTGGGTCTGGGTGGGGGTAGGACCATGAGAGCCCTGGTGTCCCACCCACCCTCCTCCAACCCCAAACTGCTACCCTTCACCCGGGGAGAGATGGTCATCGTGTTGGTCCAGGAGCCAAGGAATGGGTGGCTGTATGGGAGAACGGAAAGCAGTCTATG CCAGGGCTGGTTCCCAGCAGCTTATGTTTCTTCTATTGAGGAGTTCTCTAACCTCTTGGGATCCAG TGGCACTTCCTTGAGGAGCCACAGCATGAACAACCTATTGGATCCCTCTGACACCTCCATGGGCCAATCAGAAAAGGCCTACGGTGATGTCGCGCCCCCTACCACACCCACTCGCAGGGCCTCCGTCGACCTCCGACcaatctctcccctccctgagaGGAGGGCGGAGCCTGAGATAGTGATGAGAACAAATAGCCTGAAAGGCTACAACGAGCTCCcgccccctcctcctccgcccCCGCCACCCCCTCACCCAACAACAATGCTCCGGAGGGGGTCAGCTGACTTTCGACCAATCCAGCCTACTTTCCCGGAGAGGACAGCAGAATCATTGTCACCCCTTGGAGCTTCTGGAGAAAACCTACTCTTTcccag GGGAACCAATCCCTTTGCGACAGTGAAGCTTAAACCAACAACCACCAATGACAGATCAGCACCCAGGACCCactga
- the LOC124020800 gene encoding brain-specific angiogenesis inhibitor 1-associated protein 2-like protein 2 isoform X2 has translation MKRLVNEWEKEGARERSDHNRLLLVAERTREQRGRRRSGLVAKNLMEQFNPGLQTLVTLGNSYVKAFQALAVTSEAYFSAVAKMGEQALHTLSSRSLGDVLVQISETQRRLTAEMEGVIRWFQVEVLQAMEKNVKLDEEYIDGSRKVYELEVRNQAEALERQLRRGAFRDSLEHSEYMQYLRQSQHDIMKEEERRYRFLAEKHCGLTQSLLFLINKTGASLQQKADGWKEKVNETRGSRPRSPTHPDQEEQLCGSVSSLLQTVDEDRDMSWARREQQALGRVPSRAPSPLHSRSRSSSVGESLGLGGGRTMRALVSHPPSSNPKLLPFTRGEMVIVLVQEPRNGWLYGRTESSLCQGWFPAAYVSSIEEFSNLLGSSGTSLRSHSMNNLLDPSDTSMGQSEKAYGDVAPPTTPTRRASVDLRPISPLPERRAEPEIVMRTNSLKGYNELPPPPPPPPPPPHPTTMLRRGSADFRPIQPTFPERTAESLSPLGASGENLLFPRGTNPFATVKLKPTTTNDRSAPRTH, from the exons ATGAAGAGGCTGGTTAACGAatgggagaaagagggagcgagagaaaggagcGATCACAACAGGTTGTTGTTGGTGGCAGAAAGAACAAGGGAACAACGAGGCAGAAGGAGGAGTGGGTTAGTAGCCAAG AACCTGATGGAACAGTTCAACCCAGGCCTACAGACGCTAGTTACATTAGGAAACAGCTATGTCAAGGCTTTCCAAG ccTTGGCTGTTACCAGTGAGGCCTACTTTAGTGCTGTAGCGAAGATGGGAGAACAGGCActtcacacactctcctctcgctcacttg GAGACGTCCTGGTACAGATATCTGAGACACAGAGAAGACTCACCGCTGAGATGGAGGGAGTG ATTCGATGGTTCCAGGTAGAAGTTTTACAGGCCATGGAGAAGAATGTCAAGTTGGATGAAGAGTACATTGAC GGCAGTCGCAAGGTGTATGAGCTGGAGGTGAGGAACCAGGCAGAAGCTCTGGAGAGACAGCTGAGAAGAGGAGCCTTCAGAGACTCActg gaGCACAGTGAGTACATGCAGTACCTGAGACAGAGTCAACATGACAttatgaaggaggaggagaggag GTATCGCTTCCTGGCAGAGAAACACTGCGGACTGACACAGTCACTGCTCTTCCTCAtcaacaag acAGGGGCTTCGCTACAGCAGAAGGCTGATGGATGGAAGGAGAAAGTGAATGAGACACGAGGCTCCAGACCCCGAAGCCCCACCCACCCTGACCAGGAGGAACAG ctgTGTGGCTCAGTGAGCTCTCTGCTGCAGACAGTAGATGAGGACAGAGACATGTCTTGGGCCAGGAGAGAACAGCAGGCCCTGGGGAGAGTGCCCTCTAGAG cCCCGTCCCCCCTCCACAGCCGATCCCGCTCCTCCTCAGTGGGTGAGTCTCTGGGTCTGGGTGGGGGTAGGACCATGAGAGCCCTGGTGTCCCACCCACCCTCCTCCAACCCCAAACTGCTACCCTTCACCCGGGGAGAGATGGTCATCGTGTTGGTCCAGGAGCCAAGGAATGGGTGGCTGTATGGGAGAACGGAAAGCAGTCTATG CCAGGGCTGGTTCCCAGCAGCTTATGTTTCTTCTATTGAGGAGTTCTCTAACCTCTTGGGATCCAG TGGCACTTCCTTGAGGAGCCACAGCATGAACAACCTATTGGATCCCTCTGACACCTCCATGGGCCAATCAGAAAAGGCCTACGGTGATGTCGCGCCCCCTACCACACCCACTCGCAGGGCCTCCGTCGACCTCCGACcaatctctcccctccctgagaGGAGGGCGGAGCCTGAGATAGTGATGAGAACAAATAGCCTGAAAGGCTACAACGAGCTCCcgccccctcctcctccgcccCCGCCACCCCCTCACCCAACAACAATGCTCCGGAGGGGGTCAGCTGACTTTCGACCAATCCAGCCTACTTTCCCGGAGAGGACAGCAGAATCATTGTCACCCCTTGGAGCTTCTGGAGAAAACCTACTCTTTcccag GGGAACCAATCCCTTTGCGACAGTGAAGCTTAAACCAACAACCACCAATGACAGATCAGCACCCAGGACCCactga
- the LOC124020800 gene encoding brain-specific angiogenesis inhibitor 1-associated protein 2-like protein 2 isoform X1, translating into MGERGSERKERSQQVVVGGRKNKGTTRQKEEWVSSQAVTMSGANSDQLHRSTLSVYANLMEQFNPGLQTLVTLGNSYVKAFQALAVTSEAYFSAVAKMGEQALHTLSSRSLGDVLVQISETQRRLTAEMEGVIRWFQVEVLQAMEKNVKLDEEYIDGSRKVYELEVRNQAEALERQLRRGAFRDSLEHSEYMQYLRQSQHDIMKEEERRYRFLAEKHCGLTQSLLFLINKTGASLQQKADGWKEKVNETRGSRPRSPTHPDQEEQLCGSVSSLLQTVDEDRDMSWARREQQALGRVPSRAPSPLHSRSRSSSVGESLGLGGGRTMRALVSHPPSSNPKLLPFTRGEMVIVLVQEPRNGWLYGRTESSLCQGWFPAAYVSSIEEFSNLLGSSGTSLRSHSMNNLLDPSDTSMGQSEKAYGDVAPPTTPTRRASVDLRPISPLPERRAEPEIVMRTNSLKGYNELPPPPPPPPPPPHPTTMLRRGSADFRPIQPTFPERTAESLSPLGASGENLLFPRGTNPFATVKLKPTTTNDRSAPRTH; encoded by the exons atgggagaaagagggagcgagagaaaggagcGATCACAACAGGTTGTTGTTGGTGGCAGAAAGAACAAGGGAACAACGAGGCAGAAGGAGGAGTGGGTTAGTAGCCAAG CGGTTACTATGTCGGGGGCGAACAGTGATCAGTTACATAGGTCTACATTGTCTGTGTACGCG AACCTGATGGAACAGTTCAACCCAGGCCTACAGACGCTAGTTACATTAGGAAACAGCTATGTCAAGGCTTTCCAAG ccTTGGCTGTTACCAGTGAGGCCTACTTTAGTGCTGTAGCGAAGATGGGAGAACAGGCActtcacacactctcctctcgctcacttg GAGACGTCCTGGTACAGATATCTGAGACACAGAGAAGACTCACCGCTGAGATGGAGGGAGTG ATTCGATGGTTCCAGGTAGAAGTTTTACAGGCCATGGAGAAGAATGTCAAGTTGGATGAAGAGTACATTGAC GGCAGTCGCAAGGTGTATGAGCTGGAGGTGAGGAACCAGGCAGAAGCTCTGGAGAGACAGCTGAGAAGAGGAGCCTTCAGAGACTCActg gaGCACAGTGAGTACATGCAGTACCTGAGACAGAGTCAACATGACAttatgaaggaggaggagaggag GTATCGCTTCCTGGCAGAGAAACACTGCGGACTGACACAGTCACTGCTCTTCCTCAtcaacaag acAGGGGCTTCGCTACAGCAGAAGGCTGATGGATGGAAGGAGAAAGTGAATGAGACACGAGGCTCCAGACCCCGAAGCCCCACCCACCCTGACCAGGAGGAACAG ctgTGTGGCTCAGTGAGCTCTCTGCTGCAGACAGTAGATGAGGACAGAGACATGTCTTGGGCCAGGAGAGAACAGCAGGCCCTGGGGAGAGTGCCCTCTAGAG cCCCGTCCCCCCTCCACAGCCGATCCCGCTCCTCCTCAGTGGGTGAGTCTCTGGGTCTGGGTGGGGGTAGGACCATGAGAGCCCTGGTGTCCCACCCACCCTCCTCCAACCCCAAACTGCTACCCTTCACCCGGGGAGAGATGGTCATCGTGTTGGTCCAGGAGCCAAGGAATGGGTGGCTGTATGGGAGAACGGAAAGCAGTCTATG CCAGGGCTGGTTCCCAGCAGCTTATGTTTCTTCTATTGAGGAGTTCTCTAACCTCTTGGGATCCAG TGGCACTTCCTTGAGGAGCCACAGCATGAACAACCTATTGGATCCCTCTGACACCTCCATGGGCCAATCAGAAAAGGCCTACGGTGATGTCGCGCCCCCTACCACACCCACTCGCAGGGCCTCCGTCGACCTCCGACcaatctctcccctccctgagaGGAGGGCGGAGCCTGAGATAGTGATGAGAACAAATAGCCTGAAAGGCTACAACGAGCTCCcgccccctcctcctccgcccCCGCCACCCCCTCACCCAACAACAATGCTCCGGAGGGGGTCAGCTGACTTTCGACCAATCCAGCCTACTTTCCCGGAGAGGACAGCAGAATCATTGTCACCCCTTGGAGCTTCTGGAGAAAACCTACTCTTTcccag GGGAACCAATCCCTTTGCGACAGTGAAGCTTAAACCAACAACCACCAATGACAGATCAGCACCCAGGACCCactga
- the LOC124020800 gene encoding brain-specific angiogenesis inhibitor 1-associated protein 2-like protein 2 isoform X3, with protein MGERGSERKERSQQVVVGGRKNKGTTRQKEEWNLMEQFNPGLQTLVTLGNSYVKAFQALAVTSEAYFSAVAKMGEQALHTLSSRSLGDVLVQISETQRRLTAEMEGVIRWFQVEVLQAMEKNVKLDEEYIDGSRKVYELEVRNQAEALERQLRRGAFRDSLEHSEYMQYLRQSQHDIMKEEERRYRFLAEKHCGLTQSLLFLINKTGASLQQKADGWKEKVNETRGSRPRSPTHPDQEEQLCGSVSSLLQTVDEDRDMSWARREQQALGRVPSRAPSPLHSRSRSSSVGESLGLGGGRTMRALVSHPPSSNPKLLPFTRGEMVIVLVQEPRNGWLYGRTESSLCQGWFPAAYVSSIEEFSNLLGSSGTSLRSHSMNNLLDPSDTSMGQSEKAYGDVAPPTTPTRRASVDLRPISPLPERRAEPEIVMRTNSLKGYNELPPPPPPPPPPPHPTTMLRRGSADFRPIQPTFPERTAESLSPLGASGENLLFPRGTNPFATVKLKPTTTNDRSAPRTH; from the exons atgggagaaagagggagcgagagaaaggagcGATCACAACAGGTTGTTGTTGGTGGCAGAAAGAACAAGGGAACAACGAGGCAGAAGGAGGAGTGG AACCTGATGGAACAGTTCAACCCAGGCCTACAGACGCTAGTTACATTAGGAAACAGCTATGTCAAGGCTTTCCAAG ccTTGGCTGTTACCAGTGAGGCCTACTTTAGTGCTGTAGCGAAGATGGGAGAACAGGCActtcacacactctcctctcgctcacttg GAGACGTCCTGGTACAGATATCTGAGACACAGAGAAGACTCACCGCTGAGATGGAGGGAGTG ATTCGATGGTTCCAGGTAGAAGTTTTACAGGCCATGGAGAAGAATGTCAAGTTGGATGAAGAGTACATTGAC GGCAGTCGCAAGGTGTATGAGCTGGAGGTGAGGAACCAGGCAGAAGCTCTGGAGAGACAGCTGAGAAGAGGAGCCTTCAGAGACTCActg gaGCACAGTGAGTACATGCAGTACCTGAGACAGAGTCAACATGACAttatgaaggaggaggagaggag GTATCGCTTCCTGGCAGAGAAACACTGCGGACTGACACAGTCACTGCTCTTCCTCAtcaacaag acAGGGGCTTCGCTACAGCAGAAGGCTGATGGATGGAAGGAGAAAGTGAATGAGACACGAGGCTCCAGACCCCGAAGCCCCACCCACCCTGACCAGGAGGAACAG ctgTGTGGCTCAGTGAGCTCTCTGCTGCAGACAGTAGATGAGGACAGAGACATGTCTTGGGCCAGGAGAGAACAGCAGGCCCTGGGGAGAGTGCCCTCTAGAG cCCCGTCCCCCCTCCACAGCCGATCCCGCTCCTCCTCAGTGGGTGAGTCTCTGGGTCTGGGTGGGGGTAGGACCATGAGAGCCCTGGTGTCCCACCCACCCTCCTCCAACCCCAAACTGCTACCCTTCACCCGGGGAGAGATGGTCATCGTGTTGGTCCAGGAGCCAAGGAATGGGTGGCTGTATGGGAGAACGGAAAGCAGTCTATG CCAGGGCTGGTTCCCAGCAGCTTATGTTTCTTCTATTGAGGAGTTCTCTAACCTCTTGGGATCCAG TGGCACTTCCTTGAGGAGCCACAGCATGAACAACCTATTGGATCCCTCTGACACCTCCATGGGCCAATCAGAAAAGGCCTACGGTGATGTCGCGCCCCCTACCACACCCACTCGCAGGGCCTCCGTCGACCTCCGACcaatctctcccctccctgagaGGAGGGCGGAGCCTGAGATAGTGATGAGAACAAATAGCCTGAAAGGCTACAACGAGCTCCcgccccctcctcctccgcccCCGCCACCCCCTCACCCAACAACAATGCTCCGGAGGGGGTCAGCTGACTTTCGACCAATCCAGCCTACTTTCCCGGAGAGGACAGCAGAATCATTGTCACCCCTTGGAGCTTCTGGAGAAAACCTACTCTTTcccag GGGAACCAATCCCTTTGCGACAGTGAAGCTTAAACCAACAACCACCAATGACAGATCAGCACCCAGGACCCactga